In one Arenibacter antarcticus genomic region, the following are encoded:
- a CDS encoding nuclear transport factor 2 family protein encodes MKTKTTLFVLAFLSITATFGQKKTNGNVYIEHPAIQVVDEFVKASVAGDSIKMASYLTDDFKGYSGTSNEPKNQGLDKTGFLGNQMIYFNRLDYYSVTPFPGAYPDAIEYKKDNDKGEVWVQTWVELKGVDKGSGVKIDAAAHRLYTLTKDNKIKTIINYSNGSVIDEIRASFVDRTNGTIYNHHENINTVRKMIYALENGDMEKAYSFYDEDVTFGDLNSFKTRGISLADQKDQDKAFLEKYEVVNIEMSGYPDYLEYEMGNGRVVQSWWNFHLIRKSDKMAVVLPVFFIDDFNEEGKIVREAAYYNESLLEQPSKLASN; translated from the coding sequence ATGAAAACAAAAACCACACTCTTTGTACTCGCTTTTTTAAGCATAACGGCCACATTTGGACAAAAGAAAACAAACGGAAATGTCTATATAGAACATCCAGCCATACAGGTAGTAGACGAATTTGTTAAAGCCTCAGTGGCGGGCGACTCTATTAAAATGGCAAGTTATTTGACCGACGATTTTAAAGGCTATTCGGGCACCTCAAACGAACCAAAGAATCAGGGATTGGACAAAACCGGATTTCTTGGAAACCAAATGATTTATTTTAATCGGTTGGATTATTACTCCGTAACTCCTTTTCCTGGTGCTTATCCTGATGCCATTGAGTACAAGAAAGATAATGACAAGGGGGAAGTCTGGGTACAGACCTGGGTAGAGTTAAAAGGAGTGGACAAAGGTTCAGGAGTTAAAATAGACGCTGCTGCCCACCGATTATATACGCTTACCAAAGACAATAAAATTAAAACCATAATTAACTACAGTAATGGGAGCGTAATAGATGAGATACGAGCCAGTTTTGTAGATAGGACAAACGGCACCATCTATAACCATCATGAGAATATAAACACGGTCAGAAAAATGATCTATGCCCTAGAAAATGGAGATATGGAAAAAGCCTATAGTTTTTATGATGAAGACGTTACGTTTGGTGACCTCAACTCGTTTAAAACCCGAGGGATTTCTTTGGCGGACCAAAAGGACCAGGACAAGGCATTTTTAGAAAAATATGAGGTGGTCAATATCGAGATGTCCGGCTATCCAGATTATTTAGAATATGAGATGGGTAATGGACGTGTGGTTCAATCGTGGTGGAACTTTCACTTAATTCGAAAATCAGATAAAATGGCGGTAGTGCTTCCCGTTTTTTTTATCGATGATTTTAACGAGGAGGGAAAGATTGTCCGGGAGGCCGCTTATTATAACGAAAGCTTATTGGAGCAACCATCAAAATTAGCCAGTAACTAA
- a CDS encoding HpcH/HpaI aldolase/citrate lyase family protein, producing the protein MTISLKQKLRNNQIIYGTCILSTSPIWSKVVKGSGLDFVFLDTEHIPMDRTELTFLCQVYSAHGLSPIVRIPSPDPYAACMAKDAGAVGVLAPYIESVSQIQQMVGATKYRPLKGDRLQNILTGKEALSVEMKTYLEQFNLDSLCLINIESTVAVERLDELLSIPGLDGIVIGPHDLSINMGLPEQYDDPDFERTVKQIINKARSKGIAAGIHFPAHPNYQIKWIKEGANIVLHSSDLQLFSKKLSEDMNTIKNAVGDGHDISDGNTLAI; encoded by the coding sequence ATGACAATCAGCCTTAAGCAGAAACTACGTAACAATCAAATTATTTACGGGACATGTATACTATCTACCTCCCCTATATGGTCTAAGGTTGTAAAAGGCAGCGGATTGGATTTCGTTTTTTTGGATACGGAACACATTCCTATGGACAGAACGGAACTCACTTTTTTGTGCCAAGTGTATAGTGCTCATGGTCTGTCTCCAATTGTCCGTATACCTAGCCCCGATCCTTATGCAGCGTGTATGGCCAAGGATGCTGGTGCTGTGGGAGTATTGGCACCCTATATTGAGAGCGTATCTCAAATTCAACAAATGGTGGGAGCCACCAAATACAGGCCATTGAAAGGCGATCGATTACAAAATATACTAACAGGGAAGGAAGCGTTATCTGTTGAAATGAAAACCTATTTGGAGCAGTTCAATTTGGACAGTTTGTGTTTAATAAATATTGAAAGTACCGTTGCGGTGGAGCGTTTGGACGAACTCCTTAGTATTCCTGGATTAGATGGTATTGTGATAGGTCCCCATGATTTATCCATTAATATGGGATTGCCAGAGCAATATGATGATCCTGATTTTGAAAGGACGGTCAAGCAAATCATAAACAAGGCGAGAAGTAAGGGGATTGCTGCTGGAATACATTTTCCGGCCCATCCAAATTATCAGATTAAATGGATTAAGGAAGGCGCTAATATAGTATTGCACAGTTCGGACTTGCAACTTTTCAGTAAAAAACTCTCCGAGGACATGAATACTATAAAAAATGCCGTGGGAGATGGTCATGATATATCCGATGGAAATACACTGGCTATATGA
- a CDS encoding acetylserotonin O-methyltransferase produces the protein METTSTTQVDPAKIMQVGTGFFATKTLLTAVNMGLFTLLGQGQHSGEDIKEKLGLHPRSLYDFLDALVALGFLNRTGIKKTSVYSNAADSDLFLDKNKPSYMGGILEMANNRLYPFWNNLEVGLKTGLPQNETKNNGKSPFDAIYADPARLREFIRAMTGVQMGNFIAFGKQFDFSNYKTLCDIGGSGGILSAQVVINNPHMECTTFDLPAVSPIAQENMDVMGLGEKVKVAAGDFFTDDFPKADVITMGNILHDWGTANKKMLIKKAYDALPKGGAFVVIENIIDAGRKKNAFGLLMSLNMLIETPEGYDFSISDFEELTKEVGFGQISIMPLTGPTSAALAIK, from the coding sequence ATGGAAACAACCTCAACAACGCAAGTAGATCCCGCCAAGATTATGCAGGTCGGAACGGGATTTTTTGCCACTAAAACCTTGCTCACAGCAGTCAATATGGGGCTATTTACCCTCTTGGGACAAGGCCAGCATTCCGGCGAGGATATAAAAGAGAAACTGGGACTTCATCCTAGAAGCCTTTACGATTTTCTAGATGCCTTGGTAGCACTAGGGTTTTTAAATCGGACTGGGATCAAGAAAACATCGGTCTATAGCAATGCAGCGGACAGCGACCTATTCCTAGACAAAAATAAGCCTAGTTATATGGGCGGAATCTTGGAAATGGCAAACAACCGCCTATATCCCTTTTGGAATAATCTGGAAGTAGGCCTAAAAACAGGCTTGCCACAAAATGAGACCAAAAATAATGGCAAATCCCCTTTTGATGCCATCTATGCCGATCCTGCGAGACTTCGAGAATTTATAAGAGCCATGACGGGCGTTCAAATGGGAAATTTTATAGCCTTTGGGAAACAATTCGATTTCTCCAACTATAAAACGCTCTGTGATATTGGAGGTTCGGGGGGGATCCTATCGGCCCAAGTGGTGATTAACAACCCACATATGGAATGCACCACCTTTGATCTGCCCGCAGTGTCACCCATCGCCCAAGAAAATATGGATGTCATGGGGCTGGGCGAAAAGGTTAAAGTGGCAGCCGGCGACTTTTTTACCGATGATTTTCCAAAGGCAGATGTGATTACCATGGGCAACATATTGCACGATTGGGGAACAGCTAATAAGAAAATGCTGATCAAAAAGGCATATGACGCTTTACCAAAAGGGGGTGCATTCGTGGTTATTGAAAATATTATTGATGCAGGTCGAAAAAAGAATGCCTTTGGCCTGCTGATGTCCCTTAACATGCTGATAGAAACCCCAGAGGGTTATGATTTTTCAATATCAGATTTTGAAGAACTAACCAAAGAAGTGGGTTTTGGGCAAATTTCAATTATGCCACTTACAGGCCCAACAAGTGCCGCACTTGCAATAAAGTGA